CAAGGATTTCCCATTCTGCATCAGTCAGAGTGCTCGAATATGCCATGGCGACTAAACTAGAGGATTGTAGGTGCCTTTATTCACCATTATAAAGATGTCAAATCGGCTCTATAGATTGCATTAATTTTTGACCCTGCCCACGGGTCTATCCACTAGAGATTCTATTTTGGTCTACCGATTAATACGAAGGATATGCAGGTAGTCATTGCCTTCTTTAAATTCAAAGCTCAAAATCAAGATTCACAATTGATGGCAGCAACTGAGGCGTCGCACTCCAAATCTGAATACTCAAGCTGCTCTCATAGAGGCGAGCGATCGCACTTCCAAAGCATCCCTGTAGAGAGGAAGGTATAAACATATTCTTTTTGCTACAGCTTCGGGATCTATTAGACTTCTTCAAAAATAAAGCAACCAGCCAAAATAGAGAGAGCAGTGTTGTCAGAACGAATCATGAAGCAGTCCTTCTTCAACCGTCTGTTGCATCTATTCAACACCCATCCTCAACTAGGTAAACGGATGGTAGGGCTCGGAGCAAAAGCGCTTTGGGAACTGTGGCAGCGGATGACGGAAGCTGAACAGGCTGAGCGCCTGAGGCAGGCTCAACGACCTGGACGAAAACGACAGGCGGGTGGAGGACGTAAAAAGGATGTCGCCGTCCTAGGTCGGTTGTTGGTGACCCTGATTTATCTGCGGCAACACTGGACCCTGCAAGCGATTGCTGTCACCCTTGGTTGTGCCGAGGCGACGGTCTGGAACTACATCCATGAGATGTTGCCTCAGATCCGTGAGCACCTACCTACCAGTTTGCTCGAACAATGGCAGCAAGAATGTCCTAGTGTCGAACGCGCAGAGCTAGAGCAGTGTTTAGCCGAACTGCCAGAGGGGGCTTTGCTGGTCGATAGTTGGGAGCAGGGGATTCCCCGACCCACTGATAATCAGGAGCAGGAAGAGTATTACTCAGGAAAACAGAAGGAACATACCCGTAAAAACCAGGCGATTGTCCTCCCGAAGGGTGCGGACCTCATCGATGTCGTCTTAGGAGAGCAGGGGCTCCGTAGTGATAGCAAGCTGTTTGAGCAAACGCAAGACGAATTGCCGAACCACCTCTCGTTCATCGGGGACAGAGCCTATGTCGGTCGTCGCAATACCACCACACCGTATAAGAAGCCACTGAAGGGAGAGTTAACCCAGGGGCAAAAGGAGTTTAATCGCTACGTGATTCAAAAGCGAGCGTTTGTGGAACAGGTGATTCGAGTGATTAAAATTTTCTGGATTGCCAAAGAAGAGTTTCGGATGCGTTCACGGATGTATGAGACCGCGATTGGTTGTGTCTGTGGTTTAGTCCGTTTACGGGTGCAGTATGTCTGAAATCAGGGCTTTAGCAGCTTGA
Above is a window of Trichocoleus sp. FACHB-46 DNA encoding:
- a CDS encoding transposase family protein — encoded protein: MKQSFFNRLLHLFNTHPQLGKRMVGLGAKALWELWQRMTEAEQAERLRQAQRPGRKRQAGGGRKKDVAVLGRLLVTLIYLRQHWTLQAIAVTLGCAEATVWNYIHEMLPQIREHLPTSLLEQWQQECPSVERAELEQCLAELPEGALLVDSWEQGIPRPTDNQEQEEYYSGKQKEHTRKNQAIVLPKGADLIDVVLGEQGLRSDSKLFEQTQDELPNHLSFIGDRAYVGRRNTTTPYKKPLKGELTQGQKEFNRYVIQKRAFVEQVIRVIKIFWIAKEEFRMRSRMYETAIGCVCGLVRLRVQYV